The Triticum aestivum cultivar Chinese Spring chromosome 5A, IWGSC CS RefSeq v2.1, whole genome shotgun sequence genomic sequence tggaaAAACCCtaggggaagagtcccaaagggggaaggcaccccctaggtgccttggggaggagggactcctcccttggctgccgcccccctaggagattgcatctcctagggccagcgccccctccctaggctccctatatatagtgggggagatggaggccttctcacctttgcctttggtgcctccctctctctctccaacacatccttctcctccatagagcttggcgaagccctgccggagtactgcagctccatcaccaccacgccgtcgtgctgctactggagccatcttcctcaacctctcctccccccttgctggatcaagaaggaggagacgtcgctgctccatacgtgtgttgaacaaggaggtgccgtccgttcggcgctaggatctccggtgatttggatcacgtcgagtacgccttcatcaaccccgttctcttgaacgcttccgcgcgcgatctacaagggtatgtagatccactcctcccttgttgctagatgactccatagatagatcttggtgacacgtaggaaaattttgaatttatgctacgttccccaacacgcggaggtgccatgcattcagtacttgatcggttggatcgcgaagacgttcgactacatcaaccgcgttacttaacacttccgcttttggtctacgagggtacatagacgcactctctcctctcgttgctatgcatctcctagatagatcttgtgtgatcgtaagaattttttgaaatactgcgttccccaacagtggcatccgagccaggtctatgcgtagatgttatatgcacgagtagaacacaaagagttgtgggtgataatagtcatactgcttaccagcatgtcatactttgattcggcgatattgttggatgaagcggtccagaccgacattacatgactgtgttcatgagactggttctatcaccgtgtttcgcacataggtggctagtgggtgtctgtttctccaactttagttgaatcgagtgtcaCTATGCCCgacccttgttgaaggttaaaacagcaaacttgacgaaaaatcattgtggttttgatgcgtaggtaagaacggttcttgctaaagcccgtagcagccacgtaaaacttgcaacaacaaaatagaggacgtctaacttatttttgcagcgcatgttgtgatgtgatatggtcaagacgtgatgagatataaattgttgtatgtgatgatcatgttttgtaacacagttatcggcaactggcaggagccatatggttgtcgctttattgtatgaaatgcaatcgccatgtaattgctttactttatcactaagcggtagcgatagtcgtggaagcaatagttggcgagacgacaacgatgctacgatggagatcatggtgtcaagccgctgacgatggtgatcatgatggtgctttggagatggagatcaaaggcacaagatgatgatggccatatcatatcacttatattgattgcatgtgatgtttatcctttatgcatcttattttgcttagtacgacagtagcattataatatgatctctcacaaaatttcaaggtacaagtgtattccctgagtatgcattgttgctacagtttgtcgtgccgagacaccacgtgatgatcgggtgtgataagctctacgttcacatacaacgggtgcaagccagttttgcacacgcagaatactcgggttaaacttgacgagcctagcatatgtagatatggcctcggaacactgagaccgaaagggtgagcgtgaatcatatagtagatatgatcaacatatttatgttcaccattgaaaactactccatctcacgtgatgatcagacatggtttagttgatatatatggatcacgtgatcgcttagatgattagagggatgtctatctaagtgggagttcttaagtaatatgattaattgaacttaaatttatcatgaacttagtcctgatagtatttgcatatctatgttgtagatcaattgctcgcctatagcttccccgttttatttgtgatatgttcctagagaaaactaagttgaaagttgatagtagcaatgatgcggactaggtccgtgatatgaggattatcctcattgttgcatagaagaattatgtctttgatgcaccgctaggtgacagaactattgtagGAGCAAATacaaacgttatgaatgtttgacaagctcggcatgatgactacttgatagtttagtgcgccatactttacggCCTAGAAACgcgacttcaaaaatgttttgaacgccacggagcatataagatgttctaagagctaaaattggtatttcagactcatgcccgagtcgagaggtatgaaacctctgacaaatactttgcctacaagatggaggaaaatagctcaaccagtgagcatgtgctcaggatGTTTGAGTACTacgatcgcttgaatcaagtggaagttaatctttgagataaaatagtgattgacaaagttctctggTCACTACCAcgaagttactggaacttcgtgatgaactataatatgcaagggataacaattcccgagctcttggcgatgctaaaatcggcgaaggtagaagtcaagaaaagcatcaagtgttgatggttgacaagaccactagtttcaagtaaaagggaaagggaaagaaagggaacttcaagaagaatgacaagcaagttgccactcccatgaagaaacccaaagctagacccaagcctgaaactgagtgcttctactacaaagaaaatggtcactggaagcgaaactgccacaaatacttggcggataagaaggatggcaaagtgaacaaaagtatatatgatatacatgttattgatgtgtactttactagtattcatagtagcccctgggtatttgatactggttcagttgccatgattagtaacttgaaacatgatttataaaatgaacaaagactagttaagggcaaggtgacgatgtgtgttggaagtgattccaaggttgataagatcatcatcgcacactccctttaccttcaggattagtgttaaacctaaaataaatattatttggtgtttgcgttgagcataatatgattggatcatgtttattgcaatatggttattcatttaagtcaaacagtaattgttattctatttacatgaataaaaccttctgtggtcatacacccaaggtgaatggtttattgaatctcgattgtagtgatacacatattcataatattgaagccaaaagatgcaaggttaataatgatagtgcaacttatttgtggcactgccgtttcggtcatattggtgtaaagtgcatgaaaaaactccatgttggttgacttttggaatcacttgattatgaatcacttgatgcttgcgaaccatgcctcatgggcaagatgactaagactccattctctggaaaaatggagtgagccactgacttactagaaataatacataacggtgtatgcggttcgatgagtgttgaggctcgcggcgggtatcgttattttttgaccttcacagatgatttgagcagatatgagtatatctacttaatgaaacataagtctgaaacatttgaaaagttcaaagaatttcagagtgaagtggaaaatcatcataacaagaaaataaagtttctacgatctgatcgtggaggtgaatatttgagttatgagttttgtcttaatttgaaacaatgtgaaatagtttcgcaactcatgccgcctggaacaccacagcgtaatgtgtgtccgaacatcataaccgtactttattagatatggtgcgatctatgatgtctcttactgatttaccactgtcgtttttggggttatgcattagagacagttgcattcacgttaaataaggcaccgtctaaaaatctgttgagacgacaccgtatgaactgtggtttagccagaaacctaagctgtcgtttcttaaagtttggggttgcgatgcttatgtgaaaaagtttcagcttgattagctcaaacccaaatcggagaagtgcgtcttcataggatacccaaaaggaaatgttgggtacactttctatcacagatccgaaggcaagatttttgttgctaagagtggatcctttctagagaaggagtttatctcgaaagaagtaagtgggaggaaagtagaaacttgatgaggtaattgtaccctctctctaattggaaagtagctcatcactgaaatcagttccactgatgcctgcaccaattagtgaggaagtttacgatgatgatcatgaaacttcagatcaagttactaccgaacctcgtaggtcaaccagagtacgatccgcatcagagtggtatgctaatcctattctggaagtcatgttgctagaccatgatgaacctacaaactatgaggaagcgatgatgagcccagattccgactaatggcttgaggccatgaaatctgagatagaatccatgtataaaaacatagtctggactttggtggactttcccgatgattgacaagccattgagaataaatggatcttcaaaaggaagacggacgctgatagtagtgttactatctacaaagctcgacttgtcgaaaaggtttttgacaaattcaaaatgttgactacgatgagattttctcactcgtatcgatgcttaaagtctgtccgaatcatgttagcaattgctacattttatgaaatttggcaaatggatgtcaaaactgcattccttaatggatatcttaaagaagagttgtatatgatgcaaccagaaggttttgtcgatccaaaagatgctaacaaagtgtgcaagctccagcaacccatttatggactggtgcaagcctctcggagttggaatatacgctttgatagtgtgatcatagtatatggttttatacagacttttggaaaagtctgtatttacaagaaagtgagtgggactctgtagcatttctgatattatatgtggatgacatattgttgattagaaatgatactgaatttctggatagcataaaaggatacttgaataagaatttttcaatgaaatacctcggtgaagcagcttacatattgagcatcaagatctatagagatagatcaagacgcttgataaattttttcaatgagtacataccttgacaagtttttgaagtagttcaaaatgaatcagtcaaagaaagagttctttcttgtgttgcaaggtgtgaagttgagtaaagactcaaaaccagaccacagcaaaaaatagaaagagaatgaaaaatcattccctatgcctcagtcataggttctataaagtatgctatgttgtgtactagacctattgtataccatagcatgattttggcaagggagcacaatagtgatctaggagtagatcactggacaacggtcaaaattatccatagagttaagaaaatatttctcggttatggaggtgataaaagagtttgtcgtaaagagttacgtcgatgcaagcttttgacaccgatctagatacatattaaaagtgggagcaattagcaagagtagctctatgcagagtattgtagacatagaaatttgcaaaatacatatggatctgaatgttgcagacccatagactaaacttctctcataagcaaaacatgatcactctttggatgttaatcacataaatatgtgaactagattattggctctagtaaaccctttgggtattagtcacatgaagatgtgaactaatcacataaagatgtgaactactggtgtgaaatcacatgacgatgtgaactagattactgactctagtgcaagtgggagactgaaggaaatatgccctagaggcaatgataaagttgttatttatattttcttatatcatgataaatgtttattatgcatgctagaattgtattaaccgaaaacttagtacgtgtgtgaatacatgaacaaacagagtgtccctagtatgcctctactcgactagctcgttaatcaaagatggttaagtttcctaaccatagacatgtgttgtcatttgatgaacgagattactgatggacaagactcatccgttagcttagcactacgatcatttattttattattattgctttcttcatgacttatacatgttcctatgactatgagattatgcaactcccgaacatcGCAGGAACACTTAGTGTCCTATCaaatatcacaacataactgggtgattatgaagatgctctacaggtgtttccgatggtgtttgttgagttggcatagatcgagattaggatttgtcactccgattgtcgaagaggtatctctggaccctctcggtaatgcacagcactataagccttgcaagcaatgtgactaatgagttagttacggaatgatacattgcggaacgagtaaagagacttgcccgtaacgagattgaactaggtatgatgataccgacgatcgaatctcgggcaactaacataccgatggcaaagaaAACAATGTAAGTTGTAATGCgttttgactgataaagatcttcgtaaccaatatgagcatccaggttccgctattcattattgaccggagatatgtctcggtcatgtctacatagttctcgaacccgtagggtccacacgcttaacgttcgacgacgatttgtattatgagttatgtgatttgatgaccgaagtttgttccgagttccggatgagattacggacatgacaagaagtcttgaaatggtcgagacgtaaagattgatatattgaaaggctatattcggacatcggaaaggttctgagtggttcgggtatttttttcgAGTACgagagagttacaggaattcatcGGGGAAGTATTGAGCCTTCATGGTCAGTCCAATTCAGATGTCAATTCAGGTGCCTAATCAAATAGAacccttagtggaaaggagagaagggccacaaggaaaggccgcgcgcccccccatgggctggtccgaatttggctagggaggggcggcgcccccctctttccttctccctctcttctccttccttcttctcctacttggactaggaaagggggaaacctactcctactaggagttggaatcccccccttgggcgcgcctcttgtggctggtcctcctcctcctcccttcctttatatacgggggagggggcacctcacatacacacaagttaatcttaaccgtgtgcggtgcccccttcataGATTTTCACTTtaatcatattgtcgtagtgcttacgcgaagccctgcgtcggtaatttcatcatcatcgtcaacacgccgtcgtgctgacgaaactctccctcggcctcagctagatctagagttcgacgtcatcgagctgaacgtgtacagatcgcggaggtgccgtgcattcggtacttgatcggttgaatcgcaaagacgttcgactacatcaaccgtgttacttaacgcttctgctttcggtttaCGAagatacgtagacacactctttcCGCTTGTtactatgcatcttctagatagatcttgcatgatcgtaagaattttttttaaatactgtATTCCCCAATAGACTTTTGGTTGGCTAAATAAATGTTGGAACTTCCACAAAGCCCTCAAGCCCCCTCCTCTTGTCTCACGTACGTTTGAGGGATAACATTTGGAGGACTACTGGGAAGCGACGAGGGACGATTTGTGGGTACGTGTTATGCTTTGTGTATCAACTTACAAGGCTCACAgtcaaagaaaaaaaaaacaatatACCGTGGCACTCGAATTCGAAAACCTGTTAAAACAGAATTTGAGTTCGAGAATTATCGAGAAGCCAAACGTCTCTAAGTGAAAATTTATAAAGCGGCATCCAGCTCAACTTCAGACGCGTGGGCCGGCAAGGCGACGGGCACACCGTCGATGGAGGACGTCATTTTGAAACCCTGTCCTGCAGGCTGCTCGTCGAGCTCAGCGGCGCGGGAAGGGTACTGCATTCGCAACACGTAGGATGGGAGGACGCCGGGAGCCTGCAAGTTGGCACGTACGTGGCACGGCTTGAGGCATCGCTATCCATGCAGATCACGCCCCTCGCCACGTGCCCCATGTATGCGGCCACATGTCCGAGACTCGCTCCACCGCCTTCGTCCACACTCTCACCCACATCGCATCTTATATACCACGATCCATCTCGGCGAGAAACCCACCGCGCATTTGGCTATCGCATTTCTCAGGTGAGGCTCAGGTTCCGGAGTAGCGAAGCTTCAAGTGCGCATCTGGGTACCGGCATGGCTGGAGAGCAGGCGTTCCACCGGGGAGGCGTGCACGGAGGCGGCAGCGCCATCGGGCCGGACTACATGCGGGCCATCCGCGGCGACGACGACTACTACGGCGGGCACGGCCAGGGCCACAGCCAGCCGGCGGCCGTCACCCTCGCGAAGGgggtggccgcggcggcggcggcggggtcgatgCTGCTCCTGTCGGCCCTGACGCTGACGGGCACGGTGCTGGCGCTGATCGTggcgacgccgctgctggtgctctTCAGCCCCGTGCTGGTGCCCGCGGCCATCGCCGCCACGGTGCTGACGGCCGGGTTCGTCTCGTCGGGGGCGttcggcgcggcggcggtgggggtGCTGGCGTGGATGTACAAGTACCTGTCGCACGGGGCGTCCTCGCCGCCGGGGGCCGACACGGTGGACCACGCGGGCGCGAAGCTGGACTCCAAGGCGCACGAGGTGAAGAACTGGGCGCAGCATCGCCTCGACCAGGCACGAACGCCGTAGACGTGTCGTCATTTGCCCTCCTATGCGTCACCAGTGTGTGTGGATCGACGCCTCTATATGTACGGACGTGCCCGCGAGCGGTGCTACTTACCACCGATGAATAATAAGCTGCATATCTCCTCTGGAAGAGGGAGTTAAAAATAGTACTGTAGATCTCTTCTGCTTGTTCCTTGTGCGGTTGTTCCGTCCACTTGCGCTGCTTCGTCTTCACCTGCAAGGACTTCTGATATTACTGCCtcattttttttcgaaacggaggtaAAGATTGTCTCATTTATTAATTAAGCAGAAAAGAATTGTTTAATTAGTTACGGAAAACCGGGAAAAAACCGGAACAACAAGGGTCAAGCCCACCCCAGACTAGACTAACACGCAGGGCAAAGCCCATCCATGACCAACTCACAATCACGTCGCACACACGACACGACGACACGAGGTCCATGACCTTGAAGCTGCGCCAGGGCGCACTCAACCGAGAGTTGGCAGTACCCCACAGGAACTAATTTTAATTTCACTCGGAAGATATATTTTGGACCCTGATAATGTCAGAGCACATAatgattttttcttttttgagtAACAGCACTTTATTCAGATATCCCTGATAAGTTTAGGGATTACAGCTACAAGCAAGTTTAGTTTGTGTGCTGGTACATTCAACAAACATTTTACGTGTGCTGGTACATTCAACAAACGTTTTACATTAATAAAAGAGCAAGCTTGAAAACCTGCTGCCAGGGATTTGATGTCGTGAATAAAAGAGCAAGCTTGAAAACCTGCTGTCAGGGATTTAATGTCAGCAATCACCGTAACTACTGTAGATCAATCCTAGCCTCTGACTGTCTCTCCTTGGTCCAGAGACTTGAGCACATGACGTTTTTTATGACAGAAGTTGCCCGTTGCCATCAAAGCAATTCTGCACTGACAGTGGTGCAGTCTGATCGTATTCTTCTGCAATCTATGGAGTTCATTTCTGCCCTTCCGTATTGCTACACCCTGGCCATTTCTGTCCTTCCGAAATGCAGTACCCCACACATGAATGCTCGGCGTAAACCGGCGATCCTGCTCTCAGATGAGCAGTGAAGTGTAAGAAAACAGAAAATTTGTTGGGACAATGTTCAATGTTTCATTGGGCAAGGGAAAAGTCATGCTCTAAAGATGTTATTTTGATTTTATCTATTTTTTTCATCGAAGTCGTTGCATCATGAAACTGAAATTTTGCACGGTGAAACATCAAACAAAGTTAGCTTAAAAATCTTTAACATTTAACATTTTTTGTGTTTTACTGTTACTTTTTACTTTTCTCTCTCCATATTTTACTGTTCACCCTAAGTGCATATGCACACGGAGCAGACACTCTCACTAATCGCTCTCAACTCTCATCTTATGTTTTTTTGCGGGATAAATGCTTTCATTACTCAATCAAGATGTCCTTACAATCAAGAGAAGCAATCTCCATCAACTCACCCGGACCAGCCCCTAGCCAGGTCATGGTCCTACCTTGGATCTGCTGGCAAACACTGCTAATATATCGCTAACCTTATTGTGAGACCTAACAATATGAAAAATACAAGTTTGTCTAAGGTATAACAAGTACTTAATCTCCTTAACAATGAAAGCATAGATAGAGCGATCAACGACGTCACATGAGATCATGGTCACGGCCTCAAGAGGATCCATTTCCACCACTAGGAAGGTTGCTTCGTTGAATTGCCAATGAGAGCCCTTCCATGCATGCGCAGAGCTTTGCCTCCAAGGCATCTCTACAGGAATACAAGGTCCTGCACGCTGAGAAGTTAATGATCCCACGGTGGTCACGTAAGATCTTTCCAGCTCCAGCATTACAAGAAGAATCGAACGACCCGTCAGTGTTCAGTTTGTTCCACCCCAGCTCCGGTGGCCTCCATCTTCTCTCCTCTGGCACACTATTGACGGTTTCAGCTGGCACCGATTTCTCATACACTATGGGAGATTTGCCCTTTGCTGGATCTGCATGCTGGTATAACTTAATTCCGATCAGGGAATCAACATAGCTTCGCAAGAACCGTACTGAAGCCTCCATATGTGGTGCGGGCTTGTTATGCACCACTTCATTCCGGACAAACCAACTCCTCCAAAAAATCATCATGACCATCATTCGCCCCACATCGTTCAATGGTGCTAGAACATGAAGAAGCCACTCCCGCCCATCATGTCGTAGAGACTCTATCTCCGGGATCATCCATATCTTAGACATGGCGAGGTACAGGTCCCTTCCAAACTGACAGTTAACAGAAGGGTGAAAGTTGTCTTCTTCCTCCATCCCACAAACCGGACACTCGCTTCCTACTTCAAGGCCAATTTTATGTTTCCGCTGCCAAGTAGGGAGTGAGTTAGTGGCTAGCCTCCATGCAAAGTTACGCACCAAAGGCGGTGCCCAACTTTTCCAAATAAAGTCCCAACACTTCCTCTGTCCTGACGGTGATGAACTAGACGATGCATCAGTGGCCCGGTGCGCCTCCTCAAAGGCAAGATTATAGGCCGACTTAACAGTGAATATACCATGCTTACCTACCCCCCATGCTATCACATCGTCCTCCATCCTCGGGGATGCTCTGATCTTCGCTATTTCTTGTACATCCGCATCAACAAAATATTCATTCAGTAGCACATAGTTCCATGATCCGTTCTGATTTAACAAGTCAGACACGAAACGAACACGACATCTTCCCTGCGGGGAGATTGGTTTATAAGAGAAAGGCCTAGGGATCCAGTTATCTCACCAAACTCGAATACTTCTGCCATTGCCAACTCTCCAAACTAGacccttcttcaacagctccaatcCATAACTTATCACTTGCCAAGACGACGACGCATTCCCGGAAAAACTGTGTCATCCAGCCTGCCCAATGGGTAATACCTTGCTTTTAAAACTTGCGCGCACATGCTATCTGGTTTAGTTAAAAGTCTCCACGCTTGGCGTGCTAACAGTGCTTGATTAAACATCCGAAAGTCATGAAACCCCACTCCTCCCTTTGACTTGGGCTGCAACAAATGGTCCCATCCACGCCAATGCACTTTCCTCTTGCCTTCCGCCGAGCCCCAATAAAAGTTTCTTACCATACGAGTAAGATCATCACATACCGAGAAGGGTACTTTGTAAACACCCATTATGTAGGTAGGCAGCGCCTGAGCGACAGACTTGATCAACACCTCACGCCCCGGATGGGCTAGATGTCCATCCCCCCACTGCACCAATCATTTTGTCAGTCTAGTCTGCAAGTTCTGAAAACGCCCTTTCGACATCCTCCCCTCCGGTGTAGGCATTCCCAAATACTTATCCTCAAAGAATTGGCTAGTAAccttgatgtagggtaggaaccctatgggccgatctttcacgaaaggagcggatcccgcgatgaacaagaagaacacgaggagggaaacgaggggaaaaacacgggggaaacacaagagagacactcaaaccaacaagaatgatcacacaagtgctagatccatgaacataaagggagatacaagatccaaagtcaacaacggacgatacacggtaaccggtcttctccgtgaggaggtcttgatggtcttctccgcaaggaggtcttgaatccaaagggatcttcttcgtagaggccgtggtctctctcgtggagtagatccgatgtggatgagcaatgctctatctctaaaatgagctaaaccaatgctaaccctaactaggaggtggtggaggagtatatatagtctagggacatgaaggggtaagtgaggggtacatgggcttcggcccgcaacactggacacagccaggggccggtcgtccgacaggtaccggacgtccggtggctcgcgagggtccggtcgtccggtacttgtcgggCATCCGGCGTTTTGGTTCGGATGAGGTGGCGCCGGATTTTCGGGGCGGTCGGACGTCCGGACGCTGGAGTGTGTCGGACGTCCGGGACTTGTCAGACGTCCGCTCATTTTGGCTCGGGTGTGggatcgccggtcgtccggtctgggccgGTTGTCCGGTGGGTCTTCAGGCGTCGGACTTCCGGTCCTGACCGGTCGTCCGATGGTTGGAGCTTCTTCcgtggcccttcttcttgttcctcgtgcTTGGTATCCTTGCCTTCTTGTCCAtgggcttcctcttggttcctagtcatgcatagcacacatgtttgaggtagtagccatgtctcacgtatGGAAAGTGATGGTTCTAAGAGGAGCGAgctcaccttgtgtccaatggtgccTAGTTGAGGTCTTGTCTTATGTTCTCTTGGGTCTTGGAGAGTAGTcaaagtgtacatggggatgaacgcgggatgctccgcatcatctcccccccttgggaaagatccgaactcggatcgtgatcctcatcaccatggaaacggttgtcgtggacggagttgaaggcatggcgcaatccaagtactccaaggtgtctccggtatgtggtacatgcaaaatgagcaaacacgaagtacacttggaaatacaatggttagcgcacacaaagtgtccatcatgtaagaatgagcctgtgcaacaagattgatcatgacaaggtgcatgaagcttatccaaaagagatggaatggtatgcaaagcattcatgggggcACAAGCATTCATGGCGCACACAAATGTGTTATTAATATGATCAATGCagccacggtgcaaaatgatgtcatagagagacggtttatcaatagtatgaatatggcaatggatgctcaagatGAGTAtatgatcatgcaattgatgatgggcaatatgatcatgatgtatgaatatgccaacaaggtagatcacaacaaatttgctaaggaaatgcacaagctcatatatcatggatgacatgggaatacaagatgcaacaaggcaatcataa encodes the following:
- the LOC123106959 gene encoding oleosin 16 kDa, which translates into the protein MAGEQAFHRGGVHGGGSAIGPDYMRAIRGDDDYYGGHGQGHSQPAAVTLAKGVAAAAAAGSMLLLSALTLTGTVLALIVATPLLVLFSPVLVPAAIAATVLTAGFVSSGAFGAAAVGVLAWMYKYLSHGASSPPGADTVDHAGAKLDSKAHEVKNWAQHRLDQARTP